CATGACCAGCACTGTCGGCTTTTATTTTTGCTTCATATGACTTACGACTTTTGATATGGGGGCAAGGTATGCCGGTCCGAGTCGGCAGAGCAGCTAAACAGACCTATCCCTTTGCAGCCCTACGTTCCATACATACAGCCACGGGACAGCCAGGCTGCAAAGTTCGTCGCGGGACCTGCCGCCGACCTTCGGAGCCTACAACAAGAAGAGGTGGTGTGCACGCGCAGGAGCGGTGACCCCGTACCCCCCGGTACTACCAGGCGTGCGAGGTCATCTCCTGCGGGTGCAATAGACGAAGGATTAAACGCAACCGGTGGGCTTGGGAAGCCCGGCCACTTTACAGGCCCCCTTGGCAGGCCCTGACGGGAACAACTCGTAAATCTTCTTCAACTTGAAGCCCGTGTCCTTGCACACCTTGCGGATCATCGGAGCTATGTTGAACTCCAAATAATAATTCCTGAGGTAGTGGACCACTTTCCAGTGTTCATCCGTCATTTCCTGAATACCTTCAGTCTTGGCAAAGAGACGAGCAACTTCTTCGTTCCACAGATCAGGATCCTGAAGAAACCCGTCCTCATCAACGTCAAAAGTTCTACCTTCGATTTCCAGCGTAGGCATACGCAAGCCCTCCTTTATCTCAAGTTTGCCGGATTATAACCGGGCAAATCGTGTAATTTTATCGATGTTATCACTAGTGCGAAGCAAACACAACCTGCGATCTTGCCTCAACTAGCAGAAGTTACCTTATTTTCCAAGAAAAAACTGTGCCCGCCGCAAAAAAAATACCTTGGACCCCACGCCAAGAAGGACCTCGAATACGACGGCCGCCCTTAAACGCAGCCGCCTTTCCCTCGAGAAGTCTGCCTGCAAGCGCGCCCGATCATTTCTTCTTGATCTTAACCTCCGCGTCTTGAAGGTATTTCTCAAGGGCTTTTCTTACCGCAGGCCTTTTTTCAAGCGCGAGGGCCTCCTTGTACACTTGGACAGCCGCGGGATAGTCCTTCATGATTTCGTAGACCAGGCCCATCAAACCGTACGCGTCAGGGTAATCCGGATTTAACTGCACAGCCTTTTTTAGATCGGCAATGCTTTTATCATATTCGCCTTTTTTGGAATAGGCGATTGCGCGGTTGTGGTAGGCGACAAAGAAATTCGGATTGTCTTGTAAAGACTTTGTGAACATCTCGATAGCCCGGTCCCACTTTTCGACGCGGAGGGCAAACTCTCCCTGCTCGTAGTAGTCCAAGTAGTCCTGAGCTACGACCGGCCCCGCTATTATCCACCACACTGCCAGAAGTGTCGGAATTATTCTGCCTAGGACTGCTACTCTTTCCATAGGGGGTTCCCGGACCTGTAATGAAGTTGTGTATAATACCAGCAAATCTCTGCAAGGCAAAGTTTTCTTTTTGTCTCTCGCCGCCGCGGGGGCTTCACGCCGGAAAGGTCCGAACTATCTCCCAAGGGCGCCCGGGCTCGAGGATGCGAACACCCCCCGAGACACACGGGATCGCCTTTCCGGATGCCGCGTCCCGGTGCAAACGGATGGTTGCCCCTGGCATCAAGTTTCAGGTTGCGTGCGTGCGGCAATCTGCGACGGTCCTGTTGGGCCGGCACCCTGGTCCTAACCATTCTGCTCTTC
This sequence is a window from Desulfomonile tiedjei. Protein-coding genes within it:
- a CDS encoding tetratricopeptide repeat protein, which codes for MERVAVLGRIIPTLLAVWWIIAGPVVAQDYLDYYEQGEFALRVEKWDRAIEMFTKSLQDNPNFFVAYHNRAIAYSKKGEYDKSIADLKKAVQLNPDYPDAYGLMGLVYEIMKDYPAAVQVYKEALALEKRPAVRKALEKYLQDAEVKIKKK
- a CDS encoding TusE/DsrC/DsvC family sulfur relay protein, with the protein product MPTLEIEGRTFDVDEDGFLQDPDLWNEEVARLFAKTEGIQEMTDEHWKVVHYLRNYYLEFNIAPMIRKVCKDTGFKLKKIYELFPSGPAKGACKVAGLPKPTGCV